A genome region from Dendrosporobacter quercicolus includes the following:
- a CDS encoding ABC transporter ATP-binding protein produces MLAKWLSGLMDANLPQPRAGAAAVEMTEVRKTYLTGAGEFEALKGVNMSVVAGEFVAVVGKSGSGKSTLINMITGIDRPTGGEVWVAGMPVHTLTENQIAVWRGRTVGVVFQFFQLLPTLTVLENVMLPMDFCSMYAQTERPARALKLLDLVGVREQAHKLPANLSGGQQQRVAIARSLANDPPLLVADEPTGNLDSRTATAVIDFFKQLAADGKTILMVTHDNDLARRSGRIVTVYDGQILSAGNTERDGSV; encoded by the coding sequence ATGCTTGCAAAATGGCTGTCAGGGTTAATGGATGCTAATTTGCCGCAGCCCCGGGCCGGAGCTGCGGCGGTTGAAATGACAGAGGTACGTAAGACCTATCTTACCGGCGCCGGTGAATTTGAGGCATTAAAAGGCGTCAATATGTCGGTGGTTGCGGGCGAGTTTGTCGCCGTTGTGGGCAAATCCGGCAGCGGCAAGTCGACGTTAATCAATATGATCACCGGTATTGACCGGCCTACCGGCGGTGAGGTCTGGGTGGCAGGCATGCCGGTACATACCCTGACGGAAAACCAAATTGCCGTCTGGCGGGGACGAACGGTAGGGGTGGTATTTCAATTTTTCCAACTACTGCCTACGCTGACTGTACTGGAAAATGTTATGCTGCCCATGGATTTTTGCAGCATGTACGCCCAGACCGAAAGGCCGGCAAGAGCACTGAAACTGCTGGACCTGGTGGGCGTGCGGGAACAGGCGCACAAGTTGCCGGCCAATTTGTCCGGGGGTCAGCAGCAGCGGGTGGCTATTGCAAGGTCCTTGGCGAATGACCCGCCGCTTTTGGTAGCCGATGAGCCGACAGGCAATCTGGATAGTCGCACAGCCACCGCCGTTATTGATTTTTTTAAACAATTGGCCGCCGACGGCAAAACTATCCTCATGGTGACTCATGATAATGATTTGGCCCGCCGCAGCGGCCGAATTGTTACCGTTTACGACGGTCAGATATTATCGGCCGGGAATACGGAGCGTGACGGCAGTGTTTAG